A single Triticum dicoccoides isolate Atlit2015 ecotype Zavitan chromosome 2A, WEW_v2.0, whole genome shotgun sequence DNA region contains:
- the LOC119357536 gene encoding acyl-[acyl-carrier-protein] desaturase 7, chloroplastic-like, with protein MGPLSDEKRHELAHTRIVGKLFEIDPDGAVRALAYMMRRRIVMPASLMTDGRDGDLFAHYAAVAQQTGIYTASDYRSILEHLMKQWGVEELAAADLSDDGRRAREYVCALPHKIRRLEEKAHERSGQKAQPATSAPFSWIFDKPLNNSMG; from the coding sequence ATGGGCCCCTTATCCGACGAGAAGCGCCACGAGCTGGCCCACACGCGCATCGTGGGGAAGCTGTTCGAGATCGACCCGGACGGCGCCGTGCGCGCGCTGGCGTACATGATGCGCCGCCGGATCGTCATGCCGGCGTCCCTCATGACAGACGGCCGCGATGGTGACCTCTTCGCGCACTACGCGGCCGTGGCGCAGCAGACCGGCATTTACACCGCCTCCGACTACCGTAGCATCTTGGAGCACCTGATGAAGCAGTGGGGGGTGGAAGAGCTGGCGGCGGCGGATCTCTCCGACGACGGGAGGCGTGCGCGGGAGTACGTGTGCGCCTTGCCCCACAAGATCCGCAGGTTGGAGGAAAAGGCTCACGAGCGCAGCGGCCAGAAAGCCCAGCCTGCAACATCGGCCCCGTTTAGCTGGATCTTTGATAAGCCTCTCAACAACAGCATGGGGTAA